The Paenibacillus sp. MBLB1832 genome has a window encoding:
- a CDS encoding IclR family transcriptional regulator has translation MERKYWVPALERAQDVLKLLAGQPSKLKLMDLSLATGINKSTMFSLLHTMEALDWVVKEKGDTYALGSFFGGIGNAYFTGMSLVKHFQEQAEMTVHRLGESVQLARLDKGELVYLAKKEAATHVRLISEPGMRLPAYATAMGKALLSSLEDAQVLALYAESGYQTFTPHTVKTDIELLNQLGQVRARGYATEFEEVVQGFCCIAVPVLDRSGQPIAAVSTSMSTHLWAEKEELAREQIEQLAKKLSGLQ, from the coding sequence ATGGAAAGAAAGTACTGGGTTCCAGCGCTAGAACGAGCACAAGATGTGCTCAAGCTATTGGCAGGGCAACCCTCCAAACTGAAGTTAATGGATTTGAGCTTGGCGACAGGCATTAATAAAAGTACGATGTTTTCCTTATTGCACACGATGGAAGCCTTGGATTGGGTGGTCAAAGAAAAGGGGGACACGTATGCACTAGGATCATTCTTCGGTGGTATAGGTAATGCCTACTTTACAGGCATGTCGTTGGTGAAGCATTTTCAGGAGCAAGCCGAAATGACAGTACACCGATTAGGTGAATCAGTCCAGCTTGCCCGTCTGGATAAAGGTGAGCTTGTTTATCTGGCGAAAAAGGAAGCGGCAACCCATGTTCGTTTGATTTCCGAGCCAGGCATGCGCCTGCCTGCGTATGCGACAGCGATGGGCAAAGCTTTGTTATCCTCGCTGGAGGATGCGCAAGTTCTGGCGCTGTATGCGGAGAGCGGTTATCAAACTTTCACGCCGCATACGGTGAAGACCGATATTGAGCTGCTGAACCAGCTAGGGCAAGTAAGAGCTCGCGGTTATGCTACGGAATTTGAAGAAGTTGTGCAAGGTTTCTGCTGTATAGCAGTGCCCGTGTTGGATCGAAGCGGCCAACCGATTGCCGCGGTTAGCACATCCATGTCGACGCATCTCTGGGCAGAGAAGGAAGAATTGGCACGAGAACAGATCGAACAGCTCGCGAAGAAATTATCGGGCTTACAATGA
- a CDS encoding SDR family NAD(P)-dependent oxidoreductase: MRLQNKVTLITGAASGIGKSSALLFAQEGAFVIVNDLDAVKGEETVAEIQASGGKALFLQADVTNPDSVKAMVESAIAQCGRIDVLFNNAGISGVGALHELEPEQWDRVMSVNIRGVFLPSKYVIPHMMAQRSGSIINMSSCIAEIGLARRASYAATKGAVLALTKSMQVDYASYQIRVNALLPGTILTPFVENYLKTSYDDPEAAIASLKSRQLGNELGTPEDVAQAAVFLASDESKFMMGSPLYIDGGVVFGKNA; this comes from the coding sequence ATGAGATTACAGAACAAAGTCACGCTGATCACAGGCGCAGCTTCAGGAATCGGCAAGAGCTCTGCGCTTCTTTTTGCACAAGAAGGAGCTTTCGTTATTGTGAATGACTTGGACGCTGTCAAGGGAGAGGAAACCGTAGCGGAGATTCAAGCGAGCGGCGGCAAAGCGCTATTCCTACAAGCTGATGTGACGAATCCTGATTCCGTCAAGGCGATGGTGGAAAGCGCGATTGCACAATGCGGGCGAATTGATGTACTTTTTAACAATGCGGGAATTAGTGGTGTGGGCGCGCTTCACGAGCTTGAGCCTGAGCAATGGGATCGTGTAATGTCCGTTAATATTCGCGGTGTTTTCTTGCCGTCCAAGTATGTAATTCCACACATGATGGCGCAGCGCAGCGGTTCGATTATTAACATGTCTTCTTGCATAGCCGAGATCGGGCTCGCCCGACGTGCCTCCTACGCAGCCACCAAGGGTGCTGTCCTGGCATTAACCAAATCGATGCAAGTGGATTACGCATCTTATCAAATTCGTGTGAATGCGCTTCTGCCAGGTACCATCTTGACTCCTTTCGTTGAGAATTATCTGAAAACCTCGTACGATGATCCAGAGGCTGCGATTGCTTCCTTGAAAAGCAGACAGCTCGGTAATGAGCTAGGAACTCCTGAGGATGTGGCACAAGCTGCTGTATTTCTAGCATCGGATGAGTCCAAATTTATGATGGGATCGCCGTTATATATTGATGGTGGTGTCGTTTTTGGGAAAAATGCATAA
- a CDS encoding glucosidase family protein translates to MQAPKKGSSHAEQGTRWQISDDGGIRWDIQPGDAAHEDHIEMSGQEISLIVRYGIDAEGCLRIVRRAVWPHLRTIPNDTHASLIEDFHGECRPEIRAEGVLIEEKPYRISFNGILELESQAGAGLRIRRSIFPARYIPYGLERVHIQNESPDGIAIEIAQSDVTRYRRGTKGIYVVSAGHDARRACELGPGESISYTSWVCAMTLQRFQPKLEALAEEALRRQFVNELGASLTLETPEPVLNRMFGLAKIRAAESVFRTRSGLLHGPGGGSYYAAVWTNDQAEYAGPFFPFLGDQAALEASLNAYRLYMPFMGPDLYPIPSSIIAEGLDIWEGAGDRGDAAMYAYGAARFALASGSRLMAEELWPAITWCLAFCRKKRTTDGVIASDSDELENRFPSGEANLCTSSLTYGALQSAAQLARELGKGALATEFEAEAASLRQAIETYFGATVEGYETYRYYEGNDILRAWICVPLTMGIFERKDQTIAALVSNRLWVGGGLVTQAGETTYWDRSTLYALRGILFAGETELGMKKLMEYANNRLLGDHVPYAVEAYPEGNQRHLSAESALFARVITEGLFGIVPMGLRSFTCCPRLPQGWNTMALRAIQAFGTCVDLVVTRQGDLVNVDCRTPDKWESHKWDQTVPLFICV, encoded by the coding sequence ATGCAGGCACCAAAGAAGGGGTCATCCCATGCAGAGCAAGGCACACGTTGGCAAATTAGCGATGATGGCGGAATTCGGTGGGACATCCAACCAGGGGATGCAGCGCATGAAGACCATATCGAAATGAGTGGACAAGAGATTTCACTTATCGTCAGGTACGGTATCGATGCGGAAGGATGCTTGCGCATTGTGCGAAGGGCAGTTTGGCCACATCTGCGCACGATCCCCAATGACACGCATGCGAGTCTGATCGAAGATTTTCATGGCGAATGTAGACCAGAGATTCGTGCTGAAGGTGTCCTCATAGAAGAAAAACCGTATCGCATCTCATTTAACGGGATACTGGAGCTCGAGAGTCAAGCAGGAGCAGGGCTTCGTATTCGAAGATCCATCTTCCCCGCAAGGTACATTCCGTATGGGTTAGAACGGGTACATATTCAGAATGAATCGCCAGACGGGATAGCCATCGAGATTGCACAGTCGGACGTCACAAGATACCGCAGAGGAACAAAAGGGATTTATGTCGTGAGCGCAGGCCATGATGCGCGGCGAGCTTGTGAACTCGGCCCAGGCGAGTCGATCTCGTACACGAGCTGGGTGTGCGCGATGACGCTGCAGCGGTTCCAGCCGAAGCTTGAAGCCCTTGCCGAGGAAGCGCTGCGGCGCCAATTCGTGAATGAGCTTGGCGCCTCCTTAACGCTGGAAACACCAGAGCCCGTGCTGAACCGGATGTTCGGACTGGCCAAAATCCGCGCAGCGGAAAGCGTGTTTCGCACACGAAGCGGACTGCTCCACGGGCCAGGCGGCGGCTCGTATTACGCAGCGGTTTGGACGAACGATCAGGCGGAATACGCGGGCCCCTTCTTTCCTTTTCTCGGCGATCAAGCAGCTCTGGAAGCTTCGTTGAATGCGTATAGGCTCTATATGCCGTTCATGGGGCCCGATCTTTATCCCATACCCTCGTCGATCATCGCGGAGGGGCTGGACATCTGGGAAGGCGCAGGGGATCGCGGCGATGCTGCCATGTATGCATACGGGGCTGCACGGTTCGCACTGGCCAGCGGCAGCCGATTGATGGCCGAAGAGCTGTGGCCAGCGATCACGTGGTGTTTGGCTTTTTGCAGGAAGAAAAGGACCACAGACGGGGTAATCGCATCGGACTCCGATGAGCTCGAGAATCGGTTTCCGAGCGGGGAGGCGAACCTCTGCACCTCATCACTAACATATGGTGCGCTGCAATCCGCGGCACAGCTCGCTCGTGAACTTGGGAAAGGTGCCCTCGCGACGGAGTTTGAGGCAGAAGCAGCATCGCTCCGACAAGCGATTGAGACCTATTTCGGTGCAACGGTCGAGGGGTACGAAACGTACCGCTACTATGAAGGAAACGACATTCTGCGAGCTTGGATCTGTGTACCGCTCACGATGGGCATTTTCGAACGCAAGGACCAGACGATTGCCGCTTTGGTTTCGAATCGGTTATGGGTTGGCGGCGGCTTAGTGACGCAGGCCGGCGAAACGACGTATTGGGACCGCTCCACGTTGTACGCCCTGCGCGGCATTTTGTTTGCTGGCGAAACTGAGCTAGGCATGAAGAAGCTGATGGAATACGCGAATAATCGACTGCTGGGTGATCACGTGCCTTATGCGGTTGAAGCGTATCCCGAGGGCAATCAACGCCATCTTTCTGCGGAAAGTGCGCTGTTCGCGCGTGTGATTACGGAAGGCTTATTCGGCATCGTGCCTATGGGATTGCGTTCATTCACCTGTTGTCCGCGATTGCCCCAAGGTTGGAATACGATGGCGCTGCGCGCGATCCAAGCGTTCGGCACGTGTGTCGATCTTGTTGTGACAAGGCAAGGTGATCTCGTCAACGTTGATTGCAGGACGCCAGATAAGTGGGAGAGTCATAAATGGGATCAGACAGTACCGCTTTTCATCTGTGTATGA
- a CDS encoding fumarylacetoacetate hydrolase family protein has product MKLVTIHESGLGVKLENAVLDITKALSVYPEEGIPTDVMAVIGHAESAIPQIERYVERVLEASKGDQTAYLLEESQVKYGPCVTRPGKMICVGLNYRKHAEETNAPIPAYPILFNKFNNTLAAQGDDIPLPTRVTSQVDYEAELVIVIGKQAKYVSKEAALDHVFGYCNVNDLSARDLQMRTHQWLLGKSCDKFSPLGPYLVTADEVGDPNQLTISCTVNGETRQLSNTSDMIFHCNEIVSYISQHMTLYPGDIILTGTPEGVVLGKPVDERVYLKDGDVVTIEIEKLGALTNRMVDEQV; this is encoded by the coding sequence ATGAAACTAGTTACCATTCATGAATCCGGTTTAGGTGTGAAGTTGGAAAATGCCGTGTTAGACATCACGAAAGCATTAAGCGTGTATCCAGAAGAGGGGATCCCGACAGATGTCATGGCCGTTATCGGTCATGCGGAGTCAGCGATTCCACAGATTGAACGCTATGTTGAGCGGGTGCTGGAGGCTAGTAAGGGAGATCAAACCGCTTATCTGTTGGAAGAATCGCAAGTGAAATACGGGCCATGCGTCACTCGTCCTGGCAAAATGATTTGCGTCGGCTTGAACTATCGCAAGCACGCCGAAGAAACGAATGCACCGATTCCCGCATATCCGATTTTGTTCAACAAATTCAATAACACCTTGGCTGCGCAAGGCGATGACATTCCGTTGCCGACTCGTGTGACGAGTCAGGTCGATTATGAAGCCGAATTGGTCATTGTCATCGGGAAGCAGGCGAAATATGTCTCGAAAGAAGCTGCGTTAGATCACGTATTTGGCTATTGTAATGTGAATGACTTGTCCGCCAGAGATTTGCAAATGCGAACCCATCAATGGCTCTTGGGCAAATCGTGCGATAAGTTCAGCCCGCTGGGACCTTATTTAGTCACAGCGGACGAAGTGGGCGATCCGAATCAGTTAACGATTTCGTGTACGGTGAACGGTGAAACCAGACAACTGTCGAATACGTCTGATATGATTTTCCATTGTAACGAAATTGTTAGTTATATTTCGCAGCACATGACGCTGTATCCAGGTGATATCATTCTAACAGGCACACCGGAAGGCGTTGTACTCGGTAAGCCAGTAGATGAACGTGTCTATCTGAAAGATGGCGATGTTGTCACAATTGAGATTGAGAAGCTGGGCGCATTGACCAATCGGATGGTTGACGAGCAGGTTTAA